A portion of the Marinobacter alexandrii genome contains these proteins:
- a CDS encoding phosphatidate cytidylyltransferase, with amino-acid sequence MSKYPDLAPRFFSAIIGGMIIILSLIWSEWGFLAVFLSISCLTMWEFYRLMRLQSYLPIRLLGVAIGALLFIFTFLIETDILPPRFYVALFPLASFVFLIKLYKKSDVHPFINIALFYLGILYVAVPFALINILVFYNGEYSYEIILGLLFLTWANDVGAYFTGILFGKTKLFERISPKKSWEGSMGGAAFSILTAIVIGLYFKGLNPVEWISVSIIVVIAGTYGDLVESHFKRSMQIKDSGTIIPGHGGFLDRFDSLLIAVPFVVVFLKLF; translated from the coding sequence TTGAGTAAATATCCAGATCTAGCCCCACGTTTTTTCTCTGCCATTATTGGCGGAATGATTATTATACTCTCATTGATATGGAGTGAATGGGGATTCCTTGCTGTATTCCTCTCTATTTCATGTTTGACCATGTGGGAATTTTACAGGTTGATGAGACTTCAAAGTTACTTACCTATTCGATTATTAGGAGTCGCTATTGGTGCTTTACTATTCATATTCACTTTTCTCATTGAAACGGATATACTACCTCCACGATTCTACGTAGCATTGTTTCCTTTAGCCTCTTTTGTTTTTCTCATCAAACTCTACAAGAAAAGTGATGTACACCCATTTATCAATATTGCACTTTTCTACCTTGGTATTTTATATGTAGCAGTTCCATTTGCATTGATTAATATTCTTGTTTTTTATAATGGAGAATATTCATACGAAATCATTCTTGGTTTACTATTTCTAACCTGGGCTAACGATGTTGGTGCATATTTTACGGGAATCCTTTTCGGTAAGACCAAACTCTTTGAGCGCATCTCTCCCAAAAAATCTTGGGAAGGTAGTATGGGTGGAGCGGCCTTCTCTATTCTTACAGCGATTGTTATAGGCCTCTATTTTAAAGGTCTAAATCCTGTTGAATGGATAAGTGTCTCCATAATCGTAGTAATAGCAGGTACTTATGGTGATTTAGTCGAGTCTCATTTTAAGCGCTCAATGCAAATAAAAGATTCAGGTACAATTATCCCAGGACACGGAGGTTTTCTAGATAGATTCGATAGCCTGTTAATTGCCGTACCATTCGTGGTAGTTTTCTTGAAATTATTCTAG
- a CDS encoding SLC13 family permease, translating to MIRKKIGLFIGPFLFCVIFFGSPFDGLNQEANAVLASTLWIATWWLSEALPISATALLPIVLLPLTGGAPIAQTTAAYGDKMLYLFVGGFIIAIAMQRWNLHRRIALHIISAVGTNSRFIVLGFMLATGLLSMWISNTATTLMMVTIGTALIAEMKELTGESGKLFFKSLLLGIAFSASIGGVATLVGTPTNPIFVSIANKLYDQEFSFANWIAFALPFSLIMLTFCWIVLTRFVFPLHKVELPIGKEMILREKNALGKMSQEEKAVAIVFIVTAFLWITRSFLLNQFISGINDTVIAIAAALMMFIIPSKEKKGKALLTWNEAEKLPWGVIILFGGGLSIAAAFQSSKLAEWLGLQLTGIAELPLFITILIIALVVNFLTEVTSNVATASIMLPVLASLAEAIGVHPFLLMIPATMAASCAFMLPIATGPNAIVFSSGELKMGDMVRAGIWLNLTSSILISLLVYFLLPAFL from the coding sequence ATGATTAGAAAAAAAATTGGGCTCTTTATTGGGCCCTTTTTATTTTGTGTCATTTTTTTCGGAAGTCCATTTGACGGTCTGAATCAAGAAGCTAATGCCGTTTTGGCAAGTACACTTTGGATAGCCACTTGGTGGCTTTCTGAGGCCCTTCCCATCTCAGCAACTGCCTTATTGCCCATTGTATTACTCCCTCTTACTGGTGGTGCTCCAATAGCACAAACAACCGCCGCATATGGAGATAAAATGCTTTATCTATTCGTTGGTGGATTTATCATAGCCATAGCAATGCAGCGGTGGAACTTGCACAGAAGAATTGCACTACACATTATTTCTGCCGTAGGTACAAACTCCAGGTTTATCGTTCTGGGCTTTATGCTGGCCACAGGGCTTCTTTCTATGTGGATATCCAATACAGCTACCACACTGATGATGGTTACCATAGGTACAGCACTTATCGCTGAAATGAAAGAGCTGACAGGAGAATCAGGGAAACTCTTCTTTAAATCACTTTTGTTGGGAATTGCATTTTCCGCCTCCATAGGTGGCGTGGCAACACTGGTGGGGACTCCAACAAATCCAATATTCGTCTCTATTGCCAACAAACTTTATGATCAAGAATTCAGCTTTGCTAATTGGATAGCTTTTGCCTTGCCCTTTTCCTTGATCATGCTAACATTTTGTTGGATTGTGCTTACCCGATTCGTATTCCCACTGCACAAAGTAGAATTACCGATAGGAAAAGAAATGATCCTAAGAGAAAAAAATGCTCTTGGCAAAATGAGTCAAGAAGAAAAAGCCGTTGCAATTGTTTTTATTGTCACTGCTTTTTTATGGATTACAAGATCCTTTTTACTCAATCAGTTTATTTCTGGGATAAATGACACGGTCATTGCCATTGCTGCAGCTCTGATGATGTTTATCATTCCTTCCAAAGAGAAAAAGGGAAAAGCGCTTCTAACATGGAATGAAGCTGAAAAACTACCGTGGGGGGTAATTATTCTCTTTGGGGGTGGCTTGTCAATAGCTGCTGCTTTTCAAAGCTCAAAGCTTGCCGAGTGGCTTGGGCTTCAACTTACCGGAATTGCTGAGCTCCCACTCTTTATTACTATCCTTATCATTGCTCTGGTTGTCAATTTTTTAACAGAAGTTACTTCCAATGTTGCTACAGCTTCGATTATGCTACCTGTATTGGCTTCTTTAGCTGAGGCCATTGGTGTTCATCCATTTTTGCTCATGATACCTGCTACCATGGCAGCTTCATGCGCATTTATGCTTCCTATAGCCACAGGACCAAATGCTATTGTTTTTAGCTCAGGAGAGTTAAAGATGGGCGACATGGTAAGAGCAGGTATTTGGCTCAACCTCACCTCCAGCATCTTAATAAGTCTTCTTGTTTATTTTTTGCTTCCTGCCTTTTTGTGA
- a CDS encoding Glu/Leu/Phe/Val dehydrogenase — MAYIEPAPIKDRDNPFESMMSRFQIAAEHLGLDQEVYDVLKTPAKQVIVSLPVTMDNGSIKVFEGYRVIHSTILGPSKGGVRYDMDVNIDEVKALAAWMTWKCAVVDIPYGGAKGGIKCNPRKMSAGEVERLTRAFTQAMHDVFGKDRDIPAPDMGTGPREMAWMMDQYSRNHGMTVNSVVTGKPLVLGGSLGREEATGRGVMISALAAMEKQKINPFKATCAIQGFGNVGSWAAQLLEERGVNIVAVSDLSGAYYNAEGINIKKAMEYRNGNNGSLEGFAGAEKIDSEDLLLLEVDVLVPAAIEDVITQANADKIKAKMIVEGANGPTSAKADAIINEKGILAVPDILANAGGVTVSYFEWVQNRLGYGWTRERVSRRSDRIMKTAFDKVYNTAKEYDVSMRIAAYIVAIDKVAKTYKFRGGF, encoded by the coding sequence ATGGCATATATAGAACCCGCGCCAATAAAGGACAGAGATAATCCATTTGAATCCATGATGTCACGCTTCCAAATTGCCGCCGAGCATCTCGGTCTGGATCAGGAAGTATATGATGTTTTGAAGACACCTGCTAAGCAAGTCATTGTCTCGCTTCCGGTGACCATGGACAATGGATCCATCAAAGTTTTTGAAGGATATCGTGTGATCCACTCTACTATCTTGGGCCCATCTAAAGGTGGTGTTCGATATGACATGGATGTAAATATCGATGAAGTGAAAGCACTCGCTGCATGGATGACATGGAAGTGTGCAGTGGTAGACATCCCATACGGTGGAGCAAAAGGAGGCATCAAATGTAACCCCCGAAAAATGTCTGCCGGTGAAGTGGAAAGGCTTACCAGAGCCTTTACACAAGCCATGCATGACGTTTTCGGAAAGGATAGAGATATTCCAGCTCCAGATATGGGAACCGGACCAAGAGAAATGGCTTGGATGATGGATCAATATTCTAGAAATCATGGTATGACGGTAAATTCAGTTGTAACTGGAAAACCGCTGGTTCTTGGTGGGTCTCTAGGAAGAGAGGAGGCGACAGGTCGTGGTGTGATGATCTCTGCTCTTGCTGCCATGGAAAAACAAAAAATTAACCCATTTAAAGCTACCTGCGCCATTCAAGGTTTTGGGAATGTAGGATCATGGGCTGCCCAGCTTTTGGAGGAGAGGGGTGTAAATATTGTCGCTGTTAGTGATTTATCAGGTGCCTATTACAATGCTGAAGGCATCAATATCAAGAAAGCCATGGAGTACCGGAATGGGAATAATGGTAGTCTGGAGGGATTTGCTGGAGCTGAAAAGATTGACTCTGAAGATTTGCTTCTCCTGGAAGTAGATGTTCTCGTTCCCGCAGCAATTGAAGATGTAATTACTCAGGCAAATGCTGATAAAATCAAAGCCAAGATGATTGTAGAAGGAGCTAACGGCCCTACTTCAGCTAAGGCTGATGCCATTATCAATGAAAAAGGAATACTTGCTGTACCTGACATCTTAGCTAATGCTGGTGGTGTGACTGTTTCCTATTTTGAGTGGGTACAAAATCGACTTGGGTACGGATGGACTCGTGAACGTGTAAGTAGGCGTTCAGATCGAATTATGAAAACTGCTTTCGACAAAGTCTACAATACTGCCAAAGAATATGATGTAAGCATGCGTATTGCTGCATACATCGTCGCAATTGATAAAGTGGCTAAAACCTATAAATTCCGAGGTGGCTTTTAA
- the dusB gene encoding tRNA dihydrouridine synthase DusB translates to MVKISDIEIGEFPLLLAPMEDVSDPPFRAVCKQNGADLMYTEFISSEGLIRHAEKSVQKLDIYDYERPIGIQIFGDKIESMREAASIAEAANPEIIDINYGCPVKKVACKGAGAGILLDLPKMQEMTAEIVKRVNKPVTVKTRLGWDDSTIKIKEVAHRLQDVGIKALSIHGRTRKQMYKGEADWGPIAEVKNDPDIHIPIFGNGDIDSPEKALEYKNRYGVDGIMIGRAAIGYPWIFNEIKHFMNTGEHLHAPSLDERVKVAVQHLDFSIEWKGERQGLFEMRRHYTNYFRGIPNFKPVRTTLVESESYEEVKETLLQVPELFAEVIA, encoded by the coding sequence GTGGTTAAAATCAGTGACATAGAAATAGGAGAGTTTCCATTACTACTCGCACCCATGGAAGATGTGAGTGATCCGCCATTTCGTGCTGTTTGTAAACAAAATGGTGCCGATCTCATGTATACGGAATTCATTTCTTCTGAAGGCCTTATTCGTCATGCAGAAAAAAGTGTACAAAAGCTTGATATCTATGATTACGAGCGGCCTATTGGGATTCAAATTTTTGGAGATAAAATTGAATCTATGAGAGAGGCGGCCTCCATTGCGGAAGCAGCTAACCCAGAGATTATTGACATAAATTATGGCTGTCCAGTTAAGAAAGTAGCTTGTAAAGGCGCAGGCGCTGGAATTCTTCTTGATTTGCCTAAAATGCAAGAAATGACTGCTGAAATTGTGAAGCGAGTTAATAAACCTGTCACTGTGAAAACGCGACTTGGCTGGGATGATTCCACTATTAAGATCAAAGAAGTTGCTCATCGATTACAAGATGTGGGAATAAAGGCCTTGAGCATACATGGACGCACCCGGAAACAAATGTATAAAGGAGAGGCTGACTGGGGCCCAATTGCAGAGGTTAAAAATGATCCGGATATTCATATTCCCATTTTCGGAAATGGAGATATTGACTCTCCAGAAAAAGCTCTGGAATACAAAAACAGATATGGTGTAGATGGCATTATGATAGGCAGAGCTGCCATTGGTTATCCATGGATTTTTAATGAGATCAAGCACTTCATGAATACAGGTGAGCACTTACATGCACCATCACTGGATGAGCGCGTCAAAGTTGCTGTGCAGCATCTCGATTTCTCAATAGAATGGAAGGGTGAGCGACAGGGACTTTTTGAGATGAGAAGACACTACACGAATTACTTCCGCGGTATTCCCAATTTCAAACCTGTACGAACGACACTTGTAGAGTCAGAATCGTACGAAGAGGTGAAAGAGACATTACTGCAAGTACCTGAACTTTTTGCGGAAGTGATTGCCTAA
- a CDS encoding ATP-binding protein, producing MKKIVVLGPESTGKSELCQHLARHYETEWVPEYARFYLDRLAEEYQQHDLKSIAEGQLAWEDEKAEYANKYLICDTNLIVIKVWSDHKYENTESWIQAQLDNRKYDFYLLNNIDIPWIPDPQREHPKLRKHFFDVFKSYLEKNDQPYAIVSGIEGDRKKCAVDAIENYFSGTKNAGIDPA from the coding sequence ATGAAAAAAATAGTGGTTTTGGGTCCTGAATCTACCGGTAAAAGCGAACTATGCCAGCATCTAGCTAGACATTATGAAACCGAATGGGTACCAGAATATGCTAGGTTCTATTTGGATCGATTGGCAGAAGAGTATCAACAACATGATCTGAAATCAATAGCAGAGGGCCAGTTAGCTTGGGAAGATGAAAAAGCTGAATACGCCAACAAATATTTAATCTGTGATACCAATCTTATTGTGATCAAGGTATGGAGTGATCATAAATATGAAAATACAGAATCCTGGATCCAAGCTCAGCTTGATAACAGAAAATATGATTTCTACTTGCTTAACAATATAGATATTCCATGGATCCCGGATCCTCAGCGGGAACATCCAAAGCTTCGAAAACACTTCTTTGATGTATTTAAAAGTTACCTTGAAAAAAATGATCAGCCTTATGCTATTGTTTCAGGAATTGAAGGAGATCGAAAAAAATGTGCAGTGGACGCAATTGAAAATTATTTCAGCGGCACAAAAAATGCCGGAATTGATCCGGCATAA
- a CDS encoding DMT family transporter: protein MQKSPLLAWILLFILAFIWGSSFILIKKGLLGLAPQEVGSLRIVAASLFLLPSALKRFKTVDSKKIVFLFIAGLLGSLIPAFLFAIAQTRLESAITGVLNGLVPLFTILIALFAFRQKQTKKVYLGVLIGFIGTAILISAGKGNSLTGINAYALLVVLATLCYASNLNLIKQKLNEIHAVTVTSVSLLLVGPFASIYLFGFTDFWYKVTNVDGTGMATFYICLLGVFGTAIALIIFNKILQMKDALFASSVTYIIPVFAVIWGVVDGENLYALHYVGMVAVGIGVYIANTHKKAGSKK, encoded by the coding sequence ATGCAAAAATCACCTCTTTTAGCCTGGATATTGCTATTTATTTTGGCATTTATCTGGGGTAGTTCTTTTATACTCATCAAGAAAGGGCTCTTAGGTTTAGCGCCTCAAGAAGTGGGTTCCTTACGTATTGTAGCAGCCTCGTTATTCTTACTCCCGTCAGCATTAAAACGATTCAAGACTGTTGATAGCAAGAAGATTGTTTTTTTATTTATTGCCGGACTGCTAGGTAGTTTGATACCTGCATTTTTATTTGCGATTGCTCAGACCCGATTGGAAAGTGCCATTACTGGAGTCTTAAATGGCTTAGTTCCATTATTTACAATCTTGATAGCTCTTTTTGCTTTTAGGCAAAAACAAACTAAAAAAGTTTACTTAGGAGTGTTGATTGGGTTTATTGGTACCGCTATTCTAATAAGCGCAGGAAAAGGAAACTCACTTACTGGTATTAATGCATATGCATTGCTAGTGGTTCTTGCAACACTTTGCTATGCTTCAAACCTTAACTTAATCAAGCAGAAATTAAATGAGATTCATGCAGTTACGGTAACGAGCGTTTCTTTATTGCTTGTCGGACCTTTTGCCTCTATCTATTTGTTTGGCTTCACGGATTTCTGGTATAAAGTCACGAATGTGGACGGAACTGGAATGGCAACTTTCTATATCTGTTTGCTAGGTGTTTTTGGCACTGCTATCGCGCTTATTATCTTCAATAAAATTCTTCAAATGAAAGATGCTTTGTTTGCGTCCTCAGTAACTTATATTATTCCTGTATTTGCTGTAATCTGGGGAGTTGTAGATGGCGAAAACTTATATGCCCTACACTATGTAGGAATGGTAGCGGTCGGGATTGGCGTATACATTGCAAATACTCACAAAAAGGCAGGAAGCAAAAAATAA
- the pnuC gene encoding nicotinamide riboside transporter PnuC, translating to MSAVVVDMYQTAQLSILIRMDIWSSFYDQLLETTWLEFIAVICGILSVWFSKQESILVYPFGIVSVIIFVYLTYEYGLYAETGINVYYFVMSAYGWWNWKNTKDIASSQIPITKSTKGGHIVNVTTFILASIFIYMMLIKFTDSTVPLIDSITTGLAITGMYLMALKKIEHWLFWIACDLISIPLYIYKGLPFTSLQFLVFTYLAVLGWISWRRKLTMDE from the coding sequence ATGTCAGCAGTTGTTGTTGATATGTATCAAACAGCCCAATTATCAATTTTAATACGTATGGATATTTGGAGTTCATTTTACGACCAGCTTCTCGAGACCACTTGGCTAGAATTCATCGCTGTAATATGTGGTATTCTAAGTGTTTGGTTTAGTAAACAAGAGAGTATACTCGTTTACCCGTTCGGTATAGTGAGTGTTATTATTTTCGTTTATCTGACCTACGAATATGGCCTCTATGCAGAGACAGGAATAAATGTATACTATTTTGTAATGAGTGCCTATGGCTGGTGGAATTGGAAAAACACGAAGGATATTGCTTCAAGTCAGATACCAATTACTAAGAGTACTAAAGGCGGACATATCGTCAATGTAACCACATTCATTTTAGCCTCGATTTTTATCTACATGATGCTTATCAAATTCACAGACAGTACTGTGCCTTTGATCGATTCAATAACTACCGGTTTAGCCATTACAGGGATGTATTTAATGGCACTTAAAAAAATTGAGCATTGGTTATTTTGGATCGCTTGCGATCTAATATCCATACCTCTATACATCTATAAAGGACTTCCTTTTACAAGTCTACAGTTTCTTGTTTTTACTTATCTGGCTGTATTGGGATGGATTTCTTGGAGAAGAAAATTAACAATGGATGAATAA
- a CDS encoding phosphatidylserine decarboxylase family protein codes for MRLHKEGIKMIPLMAVFTGGLYVLLYWLIPFAAVQIILAIAAVIFMVLVIRFFRDPKVITPPRDGVVYAPAEGKVVVIERVYEGEYHKDDRIQVSIFMSPLNVHVNRSPVKGKVDFFQYHPGKFLVAWHPKSSTDNERTSVGFKTENGVNILMRQIAGAVARRIAFYPSIGDPMEQGTSVGFIRFGSRVDLFLPLDADIKVKIGDLTKGGETEVATLK; via the coding sequence ATGAGACTACACAAGGAGGGTATTAAGATGATCCCGCTAATGGCGGTCTTCACTGGTGGGCTTTATGTATTGCTTTACTGGTTGATCCCATTTGCAGCGGTTCAAATAATTTTGGCTATAGCAGCAGTCATCTTCATGGTTCTTGTCATTCGATTTTTTCGTGATCCCAAGGTGATTACACCACCAAGGGATGGAGTAGTTTATGCTCCTGCCGAGGGGAAAGTAGTGGTAATAGAGCGTGTATATGAAGGCGAATACCATAAGGATGATCGCATCCAAGTCTCCATTTTTATGTCCCCCCTCAATGTGCATGTAAATAGAAGTCCCGTAAAAGGTAAGGTTGATTTCTTCCAATATCACCCAGGTAAATTTCTAGTAGCATGGCATCCAAAATCCAGCACAGATAATGAACGCACGTCTGTAGGCTTTAAAACTGAAAATGGGGTAAATATCCTAATGCGTCAAATCGCTGGAGCTGTCGCGCGTAGAATTGCTTTCTATCCAAGCATCGGCGATCCAATGGAACAGGGAACCTCTGTCGGATTCATTCGATTTGGTAGTCGGGTAGATTTATTTCTTCCACTTGATGCAGATATCAAGGTCAAGATTGGTGATCTAACAAAGGGTGGAGAGACAGAAGTAGCTACACTTAAATGA
- a CDS encoding PH domain-containing protein, whose protein sequence is MRAFTSRKSILLGIFLWGILIITFILTNGHKGPQIFMWMLIYSLVGFLWFGLKYFVEGDLLTIKIGFIKMMSIKISEIKSISRSFNPISSPAASLKRLKIDFISGSILISPNYEEEFIEVLRNSNPDIYVNILTEPERSSALTRFVYSLL, encoded by the coding sequence ATGAGAGCCTTTACCTCAAGAAAAAGTATACTGCTTGGCATTTTTTTATGGGGGATACTTATCATCACTTTTATTTTAACAAACGGACATAAGGGACCTCAGATTTTTATGTGGATGCTGATTTATTCCTTGGTTGGATTTCTTTGGTTTGGGTTGAAGTATTTTGTTGAAGGAGACCTTCTGACTATTAAAATCGGATTTATAAAAATGATGAGCATCAAAATTTCCGAAATCAAGAGCATAAGTAGAAGCTTTAATCCCATTAGTTCTCCTGCAGCCTCTTTAAAAAGATTAAAAATAGATTTTATAAGTGGATCTATTCTTATATCACCAAATTATGAAGAAGAATTTATTGAAGTCCTGAGGAATTCAAACCCTGACATTTATGTAAACATCCTAACAGAACCTGAACGAAGTTCCGCTTTGACACGATTTGTGTATTCATTGCTATAA
- the guaB gene encoding IMP dehydrogenase, with amino-acid sequence MTINDKFLFEALTYDDVLLLPGYSEVLPRDTETSAQITRNIRLNIPLVSAAMDTVTEAKLAIAMALEGGVGIIHKNMTIDQQAIQVRKVKRSQSGMILDPITLHVDATVSDAEAIMKENKIGGIPVVDKENKLIGIVTNRDLRFEKKPKKPVKDIMTKENLITATAEVGLNEAEAILQEHKIEKLPIVDKEGKLTGLITYKDILKNRDRPNACKDEYGRLRVGAAVGVTPDIEDRIAALVKAGVDLVSIDTAHGHSKGVIDMAKRIKKAFPDLETIVGNIATPDAAKALVEAGADAVKVGVGPGSICTTRVIAGVGVPQLSAVFESSQAIKGSGVPVVADGGIRFSGDVVKAIAGGGNTVMIGSLLAGTEEAPGEVILYEGRKFKSYRGMGSVEAMEEGSKDRYFQDAEDDIKKLVPEGIVGRVPFKGSVQEVLYQMVGGLKAGMGYCGAGSIEDLQNAKFVKISGAGVAESHPHDIHITREAPNYSRK; translated from the coding sequence ATGACGATAAACGATAAATTCCTCTTTGAAGCACTTACCTATGACGATGTGCTTCTTCTACCAGGTTATTCTGAAGTACTCCCGCGAGACACTGAAACATCAGCACAGATTACTCGAAACATTCGATTAAATATTCCTTTGGTTTCTGCTGCAATGGATACAGTTACCGAGGCGAAATTGGCTATTGCCATGGCGCTCGAAGGCGGTGTTGGAATTATTCATAAAAATATGACAATTGATCAGCAGGCCATTCAGGTTCGCAAAGTGAAGAGATCCCAGAGTGGGATGATTCTTGATCCAATCACGCTTCATGTCGATGCAACAGTTAGTGATGCGGAAGCGATCATGAAAGAAAATAAGATTGGAGGGATCCCTGTTGTTGACAAAGAGAATAAACTGATTGGCATTGTGACCAACCGTGATTTACGTTTTGAGAAAAAGCCTAAGAAACCGGTAAAAGATATAATGACTAAAGAGAACCTAATTACTGCCACGGCAGAAGTAGGGTTGAATGAGGCGGAAGCCATTCTTCAAGAACATAAAATAGAGAAACTTCCAATCGTCGACAAAGAGGGTAAACTGACTGGACTAATTACATACAAAGACATTCTGAAAAATAGAGATCGTCCAAACGCCTGTAAGGATGAGTATGGTAGATTGAGAGTGGGAGCCGCAGTAGGTGTCACTCCGGATATTGAAGATCGAATTGCTGCGTTGGTAAAAGCAGGTGTGGACTTAGTGTCCATCGATACCGCACATGGTCATTCAAAGGGTGTGATTGATATGGCCAAGAGAATAAAAAAAGCTTTTCCAGATTTGGAAACAATTGTAGGAAATATTGCGACCCCCGATGCTGCTAAAGCATTGGTAGAAGCAGGTGCTGATGCTGTGAAAGTGGGAGTTGGACCTGGAAGTATTTGTACTACACGGGTGATTGCAGGAGTAGGAGTACCACAGCTTTCTGCAGTGTTCGAGTCTTCACAAGCCATTAAAGGCTCAGGAGTCCCCGTTGTAGCAGATGGAGGTATTAGATTCTCAGGAGATGTAGTGAAGGCCATTGCTGGAGGAGGAAACACCGTAATGATTGGTTCATTGCTGGCAGGTACCGAAGAAGCGCCGGGTGAAGTGATCCTATATGAAGGCAGAAAATTTAAATCATACCGTGGAATGGGCTCTGTAGAAGCGATGGAAGAAGGATCAAAAGATCGTTACTTTCAGGATGCAGAAGATGACATCAAAAAGCTTGTTCCTGAAGGGATCGTGGGGCGAGTGCCATTCAAAGGCTCAGTGCAAGAAGTACTTTATCAGATGGTAGGTGGGTTGAAAGCTGGAATGGGCTATTGTGGTGCTGGGAGTATTGAAGATTTGCAGAATGCTAAATTTGTGAAAATCTCGGGAGCAGGAGTTGCTGAAAGCCATCCACATGACATCCATATCACAAGAGAAGCCCCGAATTATAGTAGGAAGTGA
- a CDS encoding type II CAAX endopeptidase family protein, with protein MQEILRNNPEDKHRARAWAFGLGLSAYISIVMILGSGGSEVDTDAILRLDPIFLLAIQGIVATLMFIGVSALFIGIALKIPFSEFFPKVSLSTVVMVILISISFMVVNSAIGEWNMNLDFGDSEFANWAQQSEEQLKVLTEHLTNFTSTTHFILAFVVVAIIPAIGEELLFRGLIQNFFSKAFANHHVAIWITGFLFAAIHMQFFGVMPRMFLGVLFGYLYHWSGKLTVAMIGHLVNNGLALIALYLANSGTIEVSPEEIEQSAPWPAVLVFVVISFFLIRSFYKKFQHA; from the coding sequence ATGCAGGAGATTCTCAGAAACAACCCGGAAGATAAGCACAGAGCAAGAGCGTGGGCTTTTGGGCTTGGTCTTTCCGCCTACATATCAATTGTTATGATTCTGGGTAGTGGCGGTAGTGAAGTGGATACGGATGCGATTTTGCGATTGGATCCAATTTTTCTTCTTGCAATTCAAGGAATTGTAGCTACACTCATGTTTATTGGCGTTTCCGCTCTCTTCATTGGAATTGCACTTAAGATTCCATTTTCTGAGTTTTTCCCAAAAGTTAGCTTGAGCACAGTTGTAATGGTCATACTCATTTCAATCAGCTTCATGGTCGTTAATAGTGCCATTGGAGAATGGAACATGAATCTTGATTTTGGAGATTCTGAATTTGCTAATTGGGCACAGCAATCTGAAGAGCAATTGAAAGTTTTGACCGAGCATCTAACCAATTTTACATCCACTACTCATTTCATCTTAGCATTTGTCGTTGTTGCTATCATTCCGGCAATAGGTGAAGAATTACTTTTTCGAGGATTGATTCAGAATTTTTTCTCAAAGGCCTTTGCAAATCATCATGTGGCGATTTGGATCACAGGATTTCTTTTTGCTGCAATTCATATGCAATTTTTTGGTGTTATGCCTCGTATGTTTTTAGGAGTTCTTTTTGGCTATTTATATCACTGGAGCGGAAAACTAACAGTGGCAATGATTGGTCATTTAGTAAACAATGGACTAGCATTAATAGCTCTTTATCTGGCTAACAGTGGGACTATTGAAGTTTCTCCTGAAGAAATAGAGCAATCAGCACCTTGGCCCGCAGTACTTGTTTTTGTGGTAATTTCATTTTTTCTGATCAGATCATTCTATAAAAAGTTCCAACATGCATGA
- a CDS encoding DUF6500 family protein, which translates to MTESFRKKIIQVCNDKIATKGENVGLSFYAFFANKNDNPKLLMEVAEWWILENELDHFEKAVKIKEMVEEFPAL; encoded by the coding sequence ATGACAGAATCTTTTAGAAAAAAAATTATTCAAGTTTGCAATGACAAAATTGCAACTAAAGGTGAAAACGTTGGGCTTTCCTTTTATGCCTTCTTTGCCAATAAAAATGATAACCCAAAATTATTGATGGAAGTAGCAGAATGGTGGATTCTCGAAAACGAACTTGACCATTTTGAAAAAGCTGTTAAAATCAAAGAAATGGTAGAGGAATTTCCCGCCCTCTGA